A region of Pyxidicoccus trucidator DNA encodes the following proteins:
- a CDS encoding methylated-DNA--[protein]-cysteine S-methyltransferase, whose translation MIYRFMPSPVGPLLIAADEQGLRLIEFNSPRHPMQRGSDWNEGDNDVLRETRAQLDAYFAGKRRAFDLPLAPRGTDFQRGVWQTLATIPYGETISYAQLATRVGKPSATRAVGAANGRNPLPIVLPCHRVIGSDGSLTGFGGGLPTKQFLLSLEGALPQDDLFAQSDNVSIAGR comes from the coding sequence ATGATTTACCGGTTCATGCCCAGCCCGGTCGGCCCGCTGCTGATCGCCGCCGACGAACAGGGCCTGCGCCTGATCGAATTCAATTCGCCGCGGCATCCGATGCAACGCGGCAGCGATTGGAATGAAGGCGACAACGACGTGCTGCGCGAAACGCGTGCGCAGCTCGATGCGTATTTCGCCGGCAAGCGTCGTGCGTTCGACCTGCCGCTGGCGCCGCGCGGCACCGATTTTCAGCGCGGTGTGTGGCAGACGCTGGCGACGATCCCCTACGGCGAGACGATCAGTTACGCGCAGCTGGCAACCCGCGTCGGCAAACCCAGCGCCACGCGCGCGGTCGGTGCCGCCAACGGCCGCAATCCACTGCCGATCGTGCTGCCCTGCCATCGCGTGATCGGCAGCGATGGCAGCCTCACCGGGTTCGGTGGCGGGCTGCCGACCAAGCAATTCCTGTTGTCGCTGGAAGGCGCGTTGCCGCAGGACGACCTGTTCGCTCAGTCCGACAACGTATCGATCGCGGGGCGGTAA
- a CDS encoding ABC transporter ATP-binding protein, producing MTRSHSDLLWPVERLPDALEQLAQRQGYGRAAGEIAPPAAAVEPSRVWMFALGDRLGVELEPITPLYHELPDVLERAAPCILQVRRDGVPSYLVLLGTRRGKLRLLARDATAVSVSTKSALALLREEQEATVAEVDQLLGGVEMSPRAREHARSQMLLQRLGQVQLRTGWIMRPRRTASRRTLLGDIPSLVAGILVSHTLLSLVLAASFWLLGRAALQAHLETGWFLGWIAVIACAIPLRMLEVWWQGVFSIRLGTLLKQQLLAGTLKLTPDEVRLDGIGRHFGRVAEAEVVEQLAVGGALLAVLSLVDLVLAGVILVLGAGGWPQAIVLVLWVVVAFVLARRHYGVQRAWSSARVEITHDLLERMLGHRTRLAQLPLERWHDGEDVRLSSYSEISKVMDRRTMQLTALLRDGWLVLALLTLLPAFSSSTANASALAVSVGGILLALRAFDEVAVFFQQVSQAAVSFEQIRDLLLAVGRPELESKVPLEMEGGKPTDAAGGALIEARGVTFRHDARTRPVLENCSFQIAQGDRILLEGPSGGGKSTLVSLLTGMRTPQGGVMLLHALDRATFGSSGWRKRITAAPQFHENHVLSGSFAYNLLLGREWPTSPELRTKAAALCKELGLDELVAKMPAGLEEMIGETGWQLSHGEKSRLYIARTLLQGVELVILDESFASLDPETMRVAQRCVLNHAKALVVVSHP from the coding sequence ATGACGCGCTCGCACTCCGACTTGTTGTGGCCGGTCGAGCGACTGCCCGACGCGCTGGAGCAACTGGCGCAGAGGCAAGGCTATGGCAGGGCCGCGGGTGAGATCGCTCCGCCCGCGGCGGCCGTCGAGCCGAGCCGGGTCTGGATGTTCGCGCTCGGAGATCGACTTGGCGTGGAGCTCGAGCCGATCACGCCGCTCTACCACGAGCTGCCCGACGTCCTCGAACGCGCCGCGCCCTGCATCCTCCAGGTCCGGCGAGACGGCGTCCCGTCCTATCTGGTGCTGCTGGGGACGCGGCGCGGGAAGCTGCGCCTGCTCGCGCGCGACGCCACGGCGGTTTCGGTCTCGACGAAGAGCGCGCTCGCGCTCCTGCGCGAAGAGCAGGAAGCCACCGTCGCCGAGGTGGACCAGCTGCTCGGCGGCGTGGAGATGTCGCCCCGTGCGCGCGAGCACGCCCGCTCCCAGATGCTGCTGCAGCGGCTCGGCCAGGTGCAGCTGCGCACTGGCTGGATCATGCGCCCCAGACGCACCGCGAGTCGGCGGACGCTGCTCGGCGACATCCCGTCGCTCGTCGCCGGCATCCTCGTGAGCCACACGCTCCTCTCGCTGGTGCTGGCTGCCTCGTTCTGGTTGCTCGGTCGCGCCGCGCTCCAGGCCCACCTCGAGACCGGCTGGTTCCTGGGGTGGATCGCCGTGATTGCCTGCGCGATTCCGCTGCGCATGCTCGAGGTGTGGTGGCAGGGCGTGTTCTCGATCCGGCTCGGAACGCTGCTGAAGCAGCAGCTCCTCGCGGGAACCCTCAAGCTGACCCCCGACGAGGTGCGGCTCGACGGTATCGGCCGCCATTTCGGCCGCGTCGCCGAGGCGGAGGTCGTCGAGCAGCTCGCGGTCGGCGGCGCCCTGCTCGCGGTGTTGTCGCTCGTCGACCTGGTCCTGGCGGGCGTCATCCTCGTGCTCGGGGCGGGAGGGTGGCCCCAGGCGATAGTGCTCGTCCTGTGGGTCGTGGTCGCGTTCGTCCTCGCGCGCCGCCACTACGGCGTCCAGCGGGCGTGGTCGAGCGCGCGCGTCGAGATCACCCACGACCTGCTCGAGCGCATGCTCGGTCATCGAACGCGGCTGGCGCAGCTCCCACTCGAGCGCTGGCATGATGGCGAAGACGTCCGCTTGAGCTCCTACTCCGAGATCTCCAAGGTCATGGATCGCCGGACCATGCAGCTGACCGCGCTCCTGCGCGACGGCTGGTTGGTGCTCGCCCTGCTGACCTTGCTGCCGGCGTTCAGCAGCAGTACGGCCAATGCCAGCGCGCTGGCGGTGTCCGTGGGCGGCATCCTGCTCGCGCTGCGAGCCTTCGACGAGGTCGCCGTCTTCTTCCAGCAGGTCTCCCAGGCGGCGGTGTCGTTCGAGCAGATCCGCGACTTGTTGCTCGCGGTGGGCCGCCCCGAGCTCGAATCGAAAGTCCCTCTCGAAATGGAGGGAGGCAAGCCCACCGACGCCGCCGGCGGAGCCCTCATCGAGGCGCGGGGCGTGACCTTCCGGCACGACGCGCGCACCCGGCCGGTGCTCGAGAACTGCTCGTTCCAGATCGCGCAGGGCGACCGCATCCTGCTGGAGGGCCCATCCGGCGGTGGCAAGTCGACGCTGGTGTCGCTGCTCACGGGCATGAGGACGCCGCAGGGCGGGGTGATGCTGCTGCACGCGTTGGACCGCGCGACGTTCGGCTCCTCGGGCTGGCGCAAGCGCATCACCGCCGCGCCGCAGTTCCACGAGAACCACGTCCTGTCCGGCAGCTTCGCGTACAACCTCCTGCTCGGGCGCGAGTGGCCGACCTCGCCCGAGCTGCGGACCAAGGCCGCCGCGCTGTGCAAGGAGCTCGGGCTGGACGAGCTGGTCGCCAAGATGCCCGCCGGCCTCGAGGAGATGATAGGCGAGACCGGCTGGCAACTCTCGCACGGCGAGAAGAGCCGGCTCTACATCGCGCGCACGCTGCTGCAGGGGGTCGAGCTGGTCATCCTCGACGAGAGCTTCGCCTCCCTCGATCCCGAGACCATGCGGGTCGCGCAGCGCTGCGTCCTCAACCACGCCAAAGCCCTCGTGGTCGTCAGCCATCCATGA
- a CDS encoding RCC1 domain-containing protein, giving the protein MKHTSFSRLRSAVGLTLGLLLSVGCGHQAQESESEVEGQQEAALQRIKPRVRVAAGNYHSLFIRSDGTVWASGSNVYGQLGATGFYRTSTPVQVPVLTGATSVAVGDRHSVALRSGGTVWTWGWYGGGRLGDGSQTSRTTPAQVPGLSGVVSIAAGASHTLVLKPDGTVWGWGSNTDSQLGSTYYGSFETPVQVQGLTSVVAVFAAGDSSFAIRSNGTLWAWGDNWTGQLGTGATSSPVAVPVQVLTGVVAAASGGEHTLAVKADGTVWSWGDNWTGELGDNLALSRPTPAQVPGLSGVVDVTAGGNFSLAVKSNGTVWSWGYNFTGQLGDGTKVTRSTPAQVPGFTGASVLAAGAGHVLALRTDGTLWTWGGKGDGQRGDGATLQYVEPGLVQGGLTGALAVAAGDAHSLVLQYDGTVQAWGDNSVGQLGDGTQVWRLAPVPVQGLTDVTAIAASSTKSLALRSDGTVWSWGGTTLPADRIVPTQVSGLGVIIAISLSSTHALALRDDGTVWAWGRNDHGSLGHGSTAAYSNTPVQVSNLNGVMKVFAGPDTSYAILYDGTAWAWGRNAWAQLGDGTTTTRRTPVQVSGLNDVVSIAGGINFGMAVRADGSGWSWGSDHTTSMATLQAVNFVPVRMAVEGLIDVTASNNTGMAVTANGQVWAGGNLAWDLASNGSWYMSNLPTKVPVITSGVTSLAVGVGHAMAVQPDGTVWSWGDNLYGQLGRGQPDGVLVPSPSLLD; this is encoded by the coding sequence ATGAAACATACATCGTTCTCGCGGTTGCGAAGTGCAGTGGGTCTCACGCTGGGGTTGCTGTTGTCCGTGGGTTGCGGACATCAGGCCCAGGAGTCCGAATCCGAGGTCGAAGGCCAGCAGGAGGCAGCGCTCCAGCGCATCAAGCCGAGAGTCCGGGTCGCCGCGGGCAACTATCATTCACTCTTCATCCGCTCGGATGGCACGGTCTGGGCGTCCGGCTCCAACGTGTACGGCCAGCTCGGCGCGACGGGCTTCTACCGCACGTCGACTCCGGTGCAGGTGCCGGTGTTGACCGGGGCGACCTCGGTGGCGGTGGGCGACCGCCACTCCGTGGCGCTCCGCTCCGGAGGCACCGTCTGGACCTGGGGCTGGTACGGAGGCGGTCGGCTCGGTGATGGCAGCCAGACCTCGCGCACCACGCCGGCCCAGGTGCCCGGGCTCTCGGGCGTGGTCTCCATCGCCGCGGGCGCAAGCCATACCCTCGTGCTGAAGCCCGACGGCACGGTCTGGGGCTGGGGCAGCAACACCGACAGCCAGCTCGGCAGCACCTACTACGGCAGCTTCGAGACGCCCGTGCAGGTCCAGGGCCTGACGAGCGTCGTGGCCGTATTCGCCGCCGGAGACAGCTCGTTCGCCATCCGCTCGAATGGAACCCTCTGGGCCTGGGGTGACAACTGGACCGGGCAACTGGGTACCGGCGCCACGAGCAGCCCGGTCGCGGTCCCCGTGCAGGTCCTGACCGGCGTCGTCGCGGCGGCCTCGGGCGGTGAGCACACCCTGGCCGTCAAGGCCGATGGCACGGTGTGGTCCTGGGGCGATAACTGGACCGGCGAGCTCGGCGACAACCTCGCGCTCTCCCGCCCCACGCCCGCCCAGGTGCCGGGGCTGAGCGGGGTCGTCGACGTCACCGCGGGCGGCAACTTCTCACTGGCCGTCAAATCCAACGGCACGGTGTGGTCCTGGGGTTACAACTTCACGGGCCAGTTGGGGGACGGCACCAAGGTCACCCGGTCCACCCCCGCTCAGGTGCCAGGGTTCACGGGGGCCTCGGTCCTCGCCGCGGGCGCGGGCCATGTGCTGGCGCTGCGCACGGATGGAACCCTCTGGACGTGGGGCGGCAAGGGCGACGGGCAACGCGGGGACGGGGCCACCCTCCAGTACGTGGAGCCCGGGCTCGTGCAGGGAGGACTGACCGGCGCGCTCGCCGTCGCGGCCGGAGACGCGCACTCCCTGGTGCTCCAGTACGACGGCACGGTCCAGGCATGGGGAGATAACTCCGTTGGACAGCTCGGAGATGGAACCCAGGTGTGGCGCCTGGCGCCCGTCCCGGTCCAGGGCCTCACGGACGTCACCGCCATTGCCGCGAGCAGTACGAAGTCGCTCGCCCTTCGCTCGGATGGCACGGTGTGGAGCTGGGGCGGCACGACACTGCCCGCCGACCGGATTGTTCCCACCCAGGTCTCGGGGCTCGGCGTCATCATCGCCATCTCCCTCAGCTCCACCCACGCCCTGGCGCTGCGGGATGACGGCACGGTCTGGGCTTGGGGCAGGAACGACCACGGCAGCCTGGGCCATGGCTCGACGGCGGCTTACTCCAACACGCCGGTCCAGGTCTCCAACCTGAACGGCGTCATGAAGGTCTTCGCCGGGCCCGACACCTCCTACGCCATCCTCTATGACGGGACGGCCTGGGCGTGGGGTAGGAACGCCTGGGCCCAGCTGGGCGACGGCACGACCACGACTCGTCGCACGCCGGTCCAGGTCTCGGGGCTGAACGACGTCGTCTCCATCGCGGGAGGCATCAACTTCGGCATGGCCGTGCGCGCGGACGGAAGTGGTTGGAGCTGGGGCTCGGACCACACCACGAGCATGGCCACCCTGCAGGCCGTCAACTTCGTTCCGGTCCGCATGGCGGTCGAAGGGCTCATCGACGTCACGGCCAGCAACAACACGGGCATGGCGGTGACCGCCAACGGGCAGGTGTGGGCGGGCGGCAACCTCGCTTGGGACCTGGCGAGCAACGGTTCCTGGTACATGAGCAACCTGCCCACCAAGGTCCCCGTCATCACCAGTGGCGTGACGTCCCTCGCCGTGGGCGTCGGGCACGCCATGGCCGTCCAGCCGGATGGCACCGTGTGGTCCTGGGGCGACAACCTCTACGGCCAGCTCGGCCGCGGCCAGCCCGACGGCGTCCTCGTCCCGTCTCCCTCCCTCCTGGATTGA
- a CDS encoding TolC family protein, whose protein sequence is MRLRFALALLTTFCAGCEVIRPVVVKPPPAPSSYSTAVDLRTGGGVPSPQPSKEGVPAQPAERVTQDTVWWSAFADPALDTAIQECFSNSLVLRDVRELIYENQLDPNVPQGWWYPLQVGILNPAGLNHVIAIVPPAPATRVEYDIATADFGVAYQVDLFGNLAAQRRAGLNFAEQQRQLTEARVQDLALRITQVWFDILEARALRDLTLRQIDYNKELLRLIRARFEQHLTPRLAVLQQEQLLVNLESQVPLISTRNALLNSELKALLGRVPSPADDIVPLERQLPDLPPPPQLGTPGDLNVNTPEMRLAELRLAEVGHRINANRASWLPTIQVVGSVGAAKVGLSEPVLGQSVVGVNLTWALFDGRRFTEHMRLPIQLQRREVQYQLALHTAIGRVQDAVVQEENEATSLRSLRAQVQLGRQLLDEARRLFEQGQSDYLTVLSALTNLVGLERASLQAQRLLLNHRVEVYRSLGGTWSRDVTLQRE, encoded by the coding sequence ATGAGACTTCGATTTGCGCTCGCCCTCCTCACGACGTTCTGCGCCGGTTGCGAGGTGATCCGTCCCGTCGTCGTCAAACCGCCTCCGGCGCCGAGCAGCTACTCGACCGCCGTCGATCTGCGCACCGGGGGCGGGGTTCCAAGCCCGCAGCCGTCGAAGGAGGGCGTGCCCGCGCAGCCAGCCGAGCGCGTCACCCAGGACACAGTCTGGTGGTCGGCGTTCGCCGATCCCGCTCTCGACACGGCCATCCAGGAGTGCTTCAGCAACAGCCTGGTCCTGCGCGACGTGCGGGAGCTGATCTACGAGAACCAGCTTGACCCCAACGTGCCGCAAGGTTGGTGGTACCCGCTCCAGGTCGGCATCCTCAACCCGGCGGGGCTGAATCATGTCATCGCCATCGTTCCGCCCGCGCCGGCAACCCGGGTCGAGTACGACATCGCCACCGCCGATTTCGGCGTGGCCTACCAGGTCGACCTGTTCGGAAACCTCGCTGCGCAGCGGCGCGCGGGATTGAACTTCGCCGAGCAGCAGCGGCAGCTCACCGAGGCCCGCGTCCAGGACCTCGCGCTGCGGATCACCCAGGTCTGGTTCGATATCCTCGAGGCCCGCGCGCTCCGGGACCTCACGCTGCGGCAGATCGACTACAACAAGGAGCTGCTCCGGCTGATTCGAGCGCGGTTCGAGCAGCACCTCACGCCCCGGCTCGCGGTGCTGCAGCAGGAGCAGTTGCTGGTGAACCTCGAATCGCAGGTGCCGCTGATCTCCACCCGGAACGCGCTCTTGAATTCGGAGCTGAAGGCGCTGCTGGGCCGGGTACCCAGCCCCGCGGACGACATCGTTCCACTGGAGCGACAGCTTCCCGATCTCCCGCCTCCGCCACAGCTCGGAACGCCAGGCGACCTGAACGTGAACACGCCCGAGATGCGGCTCGCGGAGCTGCGCCTCGCCGAGGTCGGGCACCGCATCAACGCGAACCGGGCGAGCTGGCTTCCGACGATTCAAGTGGTGGGCAGCGTGGGCGCCGCGAAGGTTGGCCTCTCGGAGCCGGTCCTCGGCCAGTCCGTCGTCGGGGTGAACCTGACCTGGGCCCTTTTCGATGGAAGGCGATTCACCGAGCACATGCGACTGCCGATCCAGCTCCAGCGTCGCGAGGTCCAATACCAGCTCGCGCTGCACACCGCGATCGGACGGGTGCAGGATGCCGTGGTCCAGGAGGAGAACGAGGCGACGAGCCTGCGCAGCCTGCGTGCGCAGGTCCAGCTCGGGCGGCAGCTCCTGGACGAGGCGAGGCGGCTCTTCGAGCAGGGGCAATCGGACTATCTGACGGTGCTCTCCGCCCTGACGAATCTGGTCGGGCTCGAGCGCGCGAGTCTGCAAGCGCAACGGCTGCTGCTCAACCATCGCGTCGAGGTCTATCGTTCGCTCGGCGGCACCTGGTCGCGCGACGTCACACTGCAGCGGGAGTGA
- a CDS encoding DNA-3-methyladenine glycosylase 2: MSSVTSNTVPAAHVCEQARLSRDPRFDGLFFIAVTSTGIYCRPVCPAPTPKPKNITYYGTAAAAEAAGFRPCLRCRPELAPGDGGWRRGDAAVARALKLIDAGALAEQPLSALADRIGIGERQLRRLFVERLGAPPIGVHGTRRLLFAKQLLTETTLPITQVALAAGFGSLRRFNTTFQAAYRMAPRDLRKRPLKERGEALSLRLGYRPPYDFAAMLDFLRGRALPGVEVVDAASYTRVIGPVETPGWLRVSAWPGDEHALKLELHGVAPARLLDIVNRLRRMFDLDADPQAIAAALSTDARLRPLLKRRPGLRLPSGWDGFEIAVRAIIGQQVSVAAARTVAARLAQRFGQALPAAFAPGLEHLFPTPEALADADLSAIGLTRARAETVRTMARALLDGGVDFKPERTLDDFAARWVALPGIGPWTAQYVAMRALGHPDAFPAEDLVLQRALPNDGSRLTAKVLSAHAEAWRPWRAYAVIHLWRDTMTQPKKAGAP; this comes from the coding sequence ATGTCGAGCGTCACCAGCAATACCGTCCCCGCCGCGCACGTCTGTGAGCAGGCGCGCCTGAGTCGCGATCCGCGCTTCGACGGCCTGTTTTTCATTGCCGTGACCAGCACCGGCATCTATTGCCGGCCGGTCTGCCCGGCGCCGACGCCGAAGCCCAAGAACATTACTTATTACGGCACCGCTGCCGCCGCGGAAGCCGCGGGGTTCCGCCCCTGCCTGCGCTGCCGTCCCGAGCTCGCTCCGGGCGACGGTGGCTGGCGACGCGGCGACGCCGCGGTGGCGCGCGCCCTGAAACTCATCGATGCCGGCGCGCTTGCCGAGCAACCGCTGTCAGCGCTTGCGGACCGCATCGGCATCGGCGAGCGCCAGTTGCGACGCCTGTTCGTCGAGCGCCTGGGCGCGCCGCCGATCGGCGTGCACGGGACGCGGCGATTATTGTTCGCCAAGCAATTGCTGACCGAGACCACGCTGCCGATCACGCAGGTCGCGCTCGCCGCCGGATTCGGCAGCCTGAGGCGCTTCAACACGACGTTCCAGGCGGCGTACCGGATGGCGCCGCGCGACCTGCGCAAGCGTCCGCTGAAGGAACGCGGCGAAGCGCTGTCGCTGCGCCTCGGCTATCGGCCGCCGTACGACTTCGCAGCGATGCTGGATTTCCTGCGCGGGCGTGCGTTGCCCGGCGTGGAAGTCGTCGACGCTGCGAGCTATACAAGGGTGATTGGACCCGTCGAAACGCCGGGCTGGTTGCGCGTGTCGGCATGGCCCGGCGATGAGCATGCGTTGAAGCTCGAGCTGCACGGCGTCGCACCGGCGCGCCTACTGGACATCGTGAACCGGCTGCGGCGGATGTTCGATCTCGATGCCGATCCGCAGGCAATCGCCGCTGCGCTGTCGACCGATGCGCGCTTGCGTCCGTTGCTGAAACGGCGCCCGGGGCTGCGCCTGCCCAGCGGCTGGGACGGCTTCGAGATCGCGGTGCGCGCGATCATCGGGCAGCAGGTGAGCGTGGCGGCGGCGCGCACCGTGGCGGCGCGGCTGGCGCAGCGGTTCGGGCAGGCCTTGCCGGCAGCGTTTGCACCTGGACTCGAGCATCTGTTTCCGACCCCCGAAGCACTTGCCGATGCCGATCTCTCTGCGATCGGCCTCACCCGCGCCCGGGCTGAAACGGTGCGCACGATGGCACGCGCGTTGCTCGACGGCGGGGTGGACTTCAAGCCCGAGCGCACGCTCGATGATTTCGCGGCACGCTGGGTCGCGTTGCCCGGCATCGGCCCGTGGACCGCGCAATACGTCGCGATGCGCGCACTCGGTCATCCCGATGCGTTTCCCGCCGAGGACCTGGTGCTGCAGCGGGCGTTGCCGAACGACGGCTCGCGGCTTACAGCGAAAGTGTTGTCCGCACACGCCGAGGCGTGGCGTCCGTGGCGCGCGTACGCGGTGATCCACCTGTGGCGCGACACGATGACGCAACCCAAGAAGGCAGGTGCACCATGA
- a CDS encoding phosphotransferase enzyme family protein, giving the protein MHPELVRRFHEPIRDEAARRYGLSPEQLTELAAFENFVYEAENDDGEGLILRISHSTRRTIDYTLGEVEFVRYLAAARIPIASPVLSDSGQFVERIEDREPGSYFVATAFERAPGIVFDDAPPLKERYWQPPLFRDMGRLFARLHNRAQTYAPSSPRLKRQEWHEYDVVDIDRFAPPEEKLVRERTAAIIARLNQLPRTPESYGLIHADLHMHNFCFAEGKITAFDFDNCEYAWFVKDIAVLLFYIARGEAREARDEAVAAFLGPFLEGYRELRRMDREWLAAVPDLLALQRSMNYALFHQYRDPAVLDESTLDRWGRFRRDIEADTPVLQIDFTSF; this is encoded by the coding sequence ATGCATCCAGAGCTCGTCCGCCGCTTCCACGAACCGATTCGCGATGAGGCTGCGCGCCGGTATGGCCTGTCGCCCGAGCAGCTCACCGAGCTCGCGGCCTTCGAGAACTTCGTCTACGAGGCGGAGAACGACGACGGCGAAGGCCTTATCTTGCGCATCTCGCACAGTACGCGGCGAACGATCGACTACACGCTGGGTGAGGTCGAGTTCGTTCGCTATCTGGCCGCCGCGCGCATTCCAATCGCCTCGCCGGTCCTCTCCGATTCGGGGCAGTTCGTGGAGCGGATCGAAGACCGCGAGCCCGGCAGCTACTTCGTCGCCACCGCGTTCGAGCGCGCGCCGGGCATCGTCTTCGACGACGCGCCTCCGCTCAAGGAGCGCTACTGGCAGCCCCCCCTGTTCCGCGACATGGGCCGGCTGTTCGCGCGGCTCCACAACCGCGCCCAGACCTACGCGCCTTCGAGCCCCAGGCTCAAGCGCCAGGAATGGCATGAGTACGACGTGGTCGACATCGACCGGTTCGCGCCTCCCGAGGAGAAGCTCGTTCGCGAGCGCACCGCGGCGATCATCGCGCGATTGAACCAGCTACCGCGAACACCGGAGAGCTACGGGCTGATCCACGCCGATCTCCACATGCACAACTTCTGCTTCGCCGAAGGGAAGATCACCGCGTTCGACTTCGACAACTGCGAGTACGCGTGGTTCGTCAAGGACATCGCGGTACTCCTCTTCTACATCGCGCGAGGCGAGGCTCGAGAGGCGCGCGACGAAGCGGTCGCTGCGTTCCTGGGGCCGTTCCTCGAAGGGTATCGGGAGCTCCGACGGATGGATCGCGAGTGGCTCGCGGCCGTGCCGGACCTGCTCGCGCTCCAGCGCTCGATGAATTACGCGCTGTTCCACCAGTATCGCGACCCGGCCGTGCTCGACGAGAGCACGCTCGACCGGTGGGGGCGGTTCCGGCGCGACATCGAAGCGGACACACCCGTCCTGCAGATTGATTTCACGAGCTTCTAG